TATTGCTAATTCTTGGACACCATCAgaagacattttgaaaaaaaaattgttttgcccATGATTCTAgggccattctaaaggagatcagtcctgggtgttctttggaaggacggatgctaaagctgaaactctaatactttggccacctcatgcgaagagttgactcgttggaaaagactctgatgctgggagggattgggggcgggaggagaatgggacgacagaggatgagagggctggatggcatcaccgactcgatggacatgagtttgggtaagctccgggagttggggatggacagggaggcctggcgccgtgcaattcatggggtcgcaaagagtgggacgcgactgagcgactgaactgaactgaactaggaccCACATGCCTCAGCTGATTTGTCCCACATGGTTCCTGCCCCAGAATCACAGACGTACAGAATATTAGAGCTAGATAATCTCATGTAGAAATCTAACAGGTCTACTCCTGAGGGGTGTACAAATAGGAAtctgagaggagagggacagTGCCATGTCCAGGCCAGCAGGCAGTTCAACTCTACCTGTTCAGTCCCCACTTGGCTGTTTGTTAGGACAGAAGCACCTGCATCACCTCACACTCAGAACTCTTGTGGATGTATGTTGAAGCTGGGGCAGCTTCTTCCCAACCTCCTGACTAATTTGAAACAATGAAACCGGTCCCATTTACTGTCAGTTATAGCTAGAGCCTTGTTCACTCACTTGAGCATCCCAGGTGAAGCACTCCCCCTCACTGCACCCACAGAATCGCTAGTGTTTTGGGGTCACCGTGGATTGTTGACCTAACAGGCCTAACATAAGGCAGAGTAAAAGCACTTGATGAGCAATCAGGAGACCTACCTCTCTCCTAACCTGACGAAAAGCACTTCCCCTTTCTGAAGCTCTTGTTTCTCCACCTGGGAAAAGAGGAAGGTGACCTAGAACAGTGGCTCTCAACCTGGATTCCAAGAACTTCCTGAAATTGTGTGCAGAGTTGTGGGAGGCAATGTATACAGTCTTCTTGGGAGGGTGTATAGAGCTTTCAATAGATTCTCAAAGGAGTCctattatgggctgaattgtgtggCCCTCAAATGCCTATCTTAAAGCTCTAACCCTCAATGTGACTGAATTTGGAGATGGAGCCTTTAGAGAGGTAATTAGGGTTAACTGAGggagctggtaaagaagctgcctgcaatataggTTTTGATTCCCGTGTCGGGaagtacccctggagaagggatacgctacccaatctagtattcttgggcttccctggtggctagatgGTAAcgaacccacctgcagtgtggcacacctgagttccatccctgtgttgggaagttcccctggaggagggcatggcaacccactccaggattcttgcctggagaattcccatggagagaggagcctggtgtgccacacttcacggggtcaccaagagtcagacacaactgagtgaccaagcacaacACATCCAGAGGTGTAAGAGTGGGGCCCTAATCCCAAAGGACCTGACATCCTTATAAGAGGAGGAGTTACCAGATCTCTCGCGCGCGCGCTCTCTCTGtctccatacacacacagaggaaatgtCATGTGAGGAAACAGAGGGAAGGTGGCCAACTGCAATACAAGAGGAGTGCCTACACCAGGAGTTGAacttgctggcaccttgatcttggacttctggtaACCCGAACTATGAGAAACTAAATGTcttttgtttaagccatccagccTGTGGTATTTGGTTTTGGCAACTCGAACAGACTAACACAGGGCCcataaccaaagaaaaaaaaaaaaaaaagcttctgagCCATTGCACCCACTGGTTGCCAGAAACCCATCCTGGACATTCATGTTTCAATACAACGTTTTTAGGCACTTGCAGATTTCTTGAATTCTTGCTTAGAACAGTGCAGTATATCTTTTATTGCAACATGCTTCCTTTTCGAATAGTTGTATAACACAGATTTGTATCTATATAAACCCAAAGACCAGACTTTAAATCCTGATTGCACCACCTACTAGATCTTTGACTTTGGACAATTTATCACAAGTTTGTGCCTTGtatataaaatagggataagATTAGTGTCTACCTCACAtggctgttgtgagaattaaatgacataatgCATGTAGAgggcctagcacatagtaaagtTTCAACAGATATTAGTAGCTTTTGTGATGAAAATGTAAGTAGCAGTCAGGGTTTTTTGCCCTTATAAACAACACTGTTGTGAGCAAACTTCTTTAtacacaaagaattttttttaaaatacttacctAGATTAACTaagagaaaaagagtaaaattactaaaatcataaataaaagagGGGATATTATAACCAATGCGACAATAACAAACAGGATTACacaagaatattatgaacaattgtGGCAagaaattggacaacctagaagaaatgaataaattcctagaaacacacaatCTACCAGAACTGAatcaaggagaaacagaaaacccAATAGACCAATAATGAGATTGAATTGGTAATGACAAACTTCTCCCCCacaaccccccacacacacaaaatcaggaACTGATAGCGTCACTGGAGAAttccaccaaacatttaaagaattaataccaatctttctcaaatgcttccaaaaaattgaagaagagggaacacttcaaactcattttatgaggccagcattatcctGATATCAAAGGcaccaaaagaaaagaacactACAGGCCACTTTCCCGGACAAatgcagatgcaaaaatcctcaacaaaatactagcaaaacaATTCAATGGCACATTAGAAGGACCATGTACCATGGTCAAAAGGGATTTATCCCTTGGTTGCAtgtaaaaatcaatcaatgtaataaaacacattaacagaatgaaggacaaaaatcacatgatcatctctatAGATGCATAAAAAATTCATCACTCCATGAGAAAAAAACAGTCAAAGAACTAGGAGTAGAAAGaaattacctcaacataataaaggccacaacTAACAtcatcctcagtggtgaaaaactgaaatctcTTCTTCTAAGgtaaggaacaaggcaaggaagcCTGCTCTCACCATTATGTTAGTATTCAACAACTGGAAGTCATAGCCAGAGCTGttaggaaagcaaaagaaataaaaggcatccaaatcagaaagaagtaaaattagctCTACTGAAGAGAGCATGATTTTGTACATGCAAAACTCAAAAGATTACAcgcgcccacacacacacacgtgcacacaactGGTAGAACTAgtaaacaaattcaacaaagttgTAGGACACAAAATCCAAAAGCAAAATTCAGTTGTATTACTATACACTAACAAAGAacaatttgaaaaggaaattaagaaaacaattccattgacATTAGCagcaaaaaaggataaaatactgaGGAATAGACTCAAGCAAGGAGCCAAAAAACTTGTACACtgcaaactacaaaacattgctgaaagaaactgaaaaagacaaataaatggaaaggcatCTGTCTGCACAGACTGGAATACTAAATATTGTTAAGAAGTCCAAACTATCTGaggtggttaattttatgtgtcagcttgactggTCCCACAGAGTGCCTAGATATttagtcaaacattattctgggtgtttctgtAGGGTGCTTTTtcatgagattaacatttaaatcagtcaactgggtaaaacagattcccccacacacacaccgatAATGTGGGTGGGCTTTACCTAATCAGCTGATagtcataataaaacaaaaaggcaacctgGGACATcagcttcttttcctgcctttagaCCCAAACTGAAATATCAGCTCTACTGGTTTGGTTCTTAGGCCTTCTAACCTGGACTAGAGCTAAACCACTGGCACTTCTGGGTCTCCAGCTAGCCAACTCACCCTCTAGATCTTGGGACTTACCAGCCTCTATAAttgaatgagtcaattcttttacacacacacacacacacacacacacacactccacttgATCTGTTCTTCTAACACACGACCCAGAGTGATCTACACACTGCaaaccctatcaaaatcccaatagcATGCTTTACCGAAATAGAAAAACTTGTCCTAAAACTTAAGTAGAATCTAAAGTGATCCTTAATAAGCAAAGCAATTTGGACAAAGAAAAAGTAGAGAACTCACACTTGTTGATTTCAAaacattacaaagctacagtaatcaaaactgtgCGTTACTGCCATATtaacacatagaccaatggaGTAAAACAGACATCTTAGAAATAAACCCTCAATTTTAGAAGATGTGCCAGGCAGTGGACTTcctgagagagggggaaaaaatagcttttttaGATCTTTGGATCAAAGCaaggactctggagtcagattgcTTGGCTTCAATTCTACCACTTATCCCCATGGGCCAAAAGACCATGGGCCAGTGGCCGAACCTCTCAGtacctgtttcctcacctgtaagagGCTGGTAATCATTAGTACTATAGTCCTAGGAGTGTCACAAGGAAGCATTACTATTTACGTACAGCGCTTAGAAGAGTGCAGGGCACGGGGTCTCTGCTGTGTAAGTTGCTTTTCATAGATTCTGCCAAATCACCTCCCAAATGGATTTCTTGCACCACCGCCACAGAGGTTTGCTCCTAAACTCTCCCACTCTCAGAATGGTTAAGCACTTGGAAGCTTGTCATCCTAGTGTGTGAAGCCCGATCCGTGGTTTTAGTTTACATCTCCAGGATCAGCAGGGGTGAGCATCTTTGCGGGTGTAACTGGACACTGACTGAGACTCTCTCTTCTTTGAATTGCCTCAGAGTGGGGAAAGAGCTGAGGGAGTGAGGTCAACCCCAGTCTGTCCcccaaatctgcctgccaagaacGTTTGATGGAGCAGTTGAGGCAGAGATGTTACAGAACAAAACCACGATCCCTTTGTCCTCTGGCCTCTTAGGGAGAAGTACGCCGACCACTCATCACTGAGTGCGGGATTCCTCTGCCCATTCTCCCATTGGGTCATAAGCCTTGTGGTGGAAGGAAGGCTGGCAAATGCTTTCAGCACGTGCTAGGCGCCCAGCACCCTCACTACCCGCCCCAACCCCGCCTCAGCCTCCCGCTCCACCCACTTTGTACACAGTCAGAACTCAGGGCTGTGACTCTAACCGGAAAGGGGAGGTGGGACAGGAGGAGGTGGGACGAGAGGCTTGACAGAGATACACTCGCAGCATGACCTTCACCAGCCAACTCGCCAACTGCCGGCATGGCTTTTGGGCTTGGCAACAAACCAGAGGAGGCCCTCGACCCCATTGGTTACACCTCGAGGGGGCGGGCAAACAAGGCGCGTGCTGGTTGGCGGGAACCAGACCAATGAGGAGGCGGCAGCGCTGGCACGCTGAAAGCCTCGCGTCGTTTGCGACCACCTCTCGCGTGCGGTGCCTGTGGTGCTTGACGGCACCTCCAGACGCCACCCGCCGCAGCTGCCCCGACCGCCATCACAGCCGCCACCGCGACCCGGTTGATAAACCGTCACCGCCCCAGGTCCGGAGGCCACCCAGATCGCGACATGAGCTCCTCGGATGATAAGGAGCTTGTTTGCGGACCGGATTTTGGCTCAGAGTGCGGGGAGCAGACCAGCGGCCTTGAGGCCGGCTCCACAGCCCCGCGGGGACCCGGCCCCGACCCCGGCCCCGAGCCGGGGGCACCGCGAAGCGGCGAGGGTGAGGGCGGGGATGGCTTCCCAGACCCTGAGGGCTTCGAGTCAGAGCGGGAGGTGCTGGAAGCGGGAGGGCCGGTGCTGTTGGGCTGCGAAGGCCGACCTGGCTCCCCGGCCGACGACACAGGGTACGCCCTGCAGCTATCTGACGAGTCATTGCAGGCCATCGTGCGGCAGCTGGCCGACCTGGACTTGCGGGGCATCCTCAGACACATGTCCCCGGAGAGCCAGGCGGTCGGCCACGTGTCTGCCTTGCTGGACGTGGAGGCGTGTCTCGGCAGTCGAGGCGCAGCCGCCCAGAGGTGTGGGGAAGCGGCACGGGCTGAGGCCAGCCCTCTCCGGGTCGGCAGGCCCAGGACGGGCCGGGTCTGGGGGAACCCTAAGAGAAGCACTAAGAGTAGGTTGAACGTGGCTGTGGATCGCCCGTGGCCCCCCTCAGTAAGCCCAGCCAGGCTGTTCTCCGACTCCGAGTCCTCTGATGAGTGCAGTGAGATACAGCCTATGAGGGTGAGCATTTATCCCAAAGACGGAGGCCAGGCCAAGCTGAATAGCCCCAAGGATCCTGGGGACACACCCAGACACTCGAAAGTCCAAGGCAGGGAGAATCTCCCTAACTTGCCAGGCATTTGCCTGTCCTCGGCTCCGCGAGGATTGATTTCGGTTGTGGAAAGGCAGGGCAAGCAGGGCGATGCAGAGCAGGAGGACATCTCACCTCCTAAGAAAATGCAGAGCGTACTCGGGGGGAAGGGGGGCAGCCTGCCCAGCTACCCgggagtagcagcagcagcagctactgcaGCTGCCGCTACAGGCAG
This DNA window, taken from Bubalus kerabau isolate K-KA32 ecotype Philippines breed swamp buffalo chromosome X, PCC_UOA_SB_1v2, whole genome shotgun sequence, encodes the following:
- the LOC129638975 gene encoding uncharacterized protein CXorf49 homolog — encoded protein: MSSSDDKELVCGPDFGSECGEQTSGLEAGSTAPRGPGPDPGPEPGAPRSGEGEGGDGFPDPEGFESEREVLEAGGPVLLGCEGRPGSPADDTGYALQLSDESLQAIVRQLADLDLRGILRHMSPESQAVGHVSALLDVEACLGSRGAAAQRCGEAARAEASPLRVGRPRTGRVWGNPKRSTKSRLNVAVDRPWPPSVSPARLFSDSESSDECSEIQPMRVSIYPKDGGQAKLNSPKDPGDTPRHSKVQGRENLPNLPGICLSSAPRGLISVVERQGKQGDAEQEDISPPKKMQSVLGGKGGSLPSYPGVAAAAATAAAATGRLPRPSPRRKRVQEKKSLGAVSKPALGRTFPSWGRGSSATPLAPATLPPISGIPLPGRSQKYALVPGGAKESKHTGARKKSVARRARESVAATVVSGEDNDPNRDPATKGQLTTDRPWPSCPRVHHGEPSTANLSIRGGQDSGNSERMAMNKGEVMPRGPGPSGDQKPADHHPRPKRQQQPPGRHGCPRCLVLEKEIDDLKKQLASLQYLAEKFRIP